Proteins co-encoded in one Chrysemys picta bellii isolate R12L10 chromosome 13, ASM1138683v2, whole genome shotgun sequence genomic window:
- the LOC101933063 gene encoding zinc finger protein 239-like isoform X12: MERGEELRVPDSQGREEGEMPRDVSPADDQASEAGAAQVDGAPKGAQLDICQRSERVRSLRRSGRRSGAGQQPETPTKPVPQPRGAQQRYVCAECGRGFAVSARLVKHERTHTGERPFACAECGKRFTQNANLVQHRRTHTGERPFRCGDCDRRFGTKADLARHRQSHTGERPFRCAECGRGFSQSSNLLRHQRSHTGERPFACQDCGAAFARNAHLAAHCRTHTGERPFRCGQCRERFAQATALIQHRRLHTGERPFECSDCGKGFTRAATLQHHQRLHAGQRPFPCRDCGATFAAHATLRQHRRRHSGEAPFRCAECGRCFAVSSALLRHQHVHTGERPFTCHECGAGFSQSSALVRHQRLHD; the protein is encoded by the exons ATGGAGCGCGGGGAGGAGCTGCGGGTTCCGGATTCCCAGGGCCGTGAGGAAGGAGAGATGCCACGTGATGTCAGTCCAG CAGATGATCAGGCGAGCGAGGCAGGGGCTGCCCAGGTGGATGGGGCACCCAAAGGAGCCCAGCTGGACATTTGCCAGCGCTCGGAGCGGGTCAGGAGCCTGCGCCGGTCAGGAAGGAGAAGCGGTGCTGGGCAGCAGCCGGAGACCCCCACCAAGCCCGTCCCCCAGCCCCGAGGAGCTCAGCAGCGCTACGTGTGTGCCGAATGCGGCCGCGGCTTCGCCGTGAGCGCCCGCCTAGTGAAGCACGAGCGGACCCACACCGGGGAGCGCCCCTTTGCCTGTGCCGAGTGTGGCAAGCGCTTCACCCAGAACGCCAACCTGGTGCAGCACCGCCGCACCCACACCGGGGAGCGCCCCTTCCGCTGCGGCGACTGTGACCGGCGCTTTGGCACCAAAGCCGacctggcccggcaccgccagTCCCACACCGGGGAGCGCCCCTTCCGCTGCGCCGAGTGCGGCCGGGGCTTCAGCCAGAGCTCCAACCTGCTGCGCCACCAGCGCTCCCACACTGGCGAGCGCCCCTTCGCCTGCCAGGACTGCGGGGCTGCCTTCGCCCGCAACGCCCACCTGGCGGCCCACTGCCGCACCCATACTGGCGAGCGCCCCTTCCGCTGCGGGCAGTGCCGGGAGCGCTTCGCCCAGGCCACCGCACTGATCCAGCACCGCcggctgcacacaggcgagcgcCCCTTCGAGTGCTCCGACTGCGGCAAGGGCTTCACCCGGGCCGCCACCCTGCAGCATCATCAGCGCCTGCACGCCGGCCAGCGCCCCTTCCCCTGCCGGGACTGCGGGGCCACCTTCGCTGCCCATGCCACCCTCCGCCAGCACCGCCGCAGGCACTCCGGGGAGGCGCCCTTCCGCTGCGCTGAGTGTGGGCGCTGCTTCGCCGTCAGCTCCGCACTGCTCCGGCACCAGCACGTCCACACTGGGGAGCGGCCCTTCACCTGCCACGAGTGCGGCGCCGGCTTCAGCCAGAGCTCGGCGCTCGTCCGCCACCAGAGACTCCATGACTAG
- the LOC101933063 gene encoding zinc finger protein 239-like isoform X14 — MSVQGPFAPVQGATHICVSADDQASEAGAAQVDGAPKGAQLDICQRSERVRSLRRSGRRSGAGQQPETPTKPVPQPRGAQQRYVCAECGRGFAVSARLVKHERTHTGERPFACAECGKRFTQNANLVQHRRTHTGERPFRCGDCDRRFGTKADLARHRQSHTGERPFRCAECGRGFSQSSNLLRHQRSHTGERPFACQDCGAAFARNAHLAAHCRTHTGERPFRCGQCRERFAQATALIQHRRLHTGERPFECSDCGKGFTRAATLQHHQRLHAGQRPFPCRDCGATFAAHATLRQHRRRHSGEAPFRCAECGRCFAVSSALLRHQHVHTGERPFTCHECGAGFSQSSALVRHQRLHD, encoded by the exons ATGTCAGTCCAG GGTCCCTTTGCCCCGGTGCAGGGAGCTACTCACATCTGTGTCTCAGCAGATGATCAGGCGAGCGAGGCAGGGGCTGCCCAGGTGGATGGGGCACCCAAAGGAGCCCAGCTGGACATTTGCCAGCGCTCGGAGCGGGTCAGGAGCCTGCGCCGGTCAGGAAGGAGAAGCGGTGCTGGGCAGCAGCCGGAGACCCCCACCAAGCCCGTCCCCCAGCCCCGAGGAGCTCAGCAGCGCTACGTGTGTGCCGAATGCGGCCGCGGCTTCGCCGTGAGCGCCCGCCTAGTGAAGCACGAGCGGACCCACACCGGGGAGCGCCCCTTTGCCTGTGCCGAGTGTGGCAAGCGCTTCACCCAGAACGCCAACCTGGTGCAGCACCGCCGCACCCACACCGGGGAGCGCCCCTTCCGCTGCGGCGACTGTGACCGGCGCTTTGGCACCAAAGCCGacctggcccggcaccgccagTCCCACACCGGGGAGCGCCCCTTCCGCTGCGCCGAGTGCGGCCGGGGCTTCAGCCAGAGCTCCAACCTGCTGCGCCACCAGCGCTCCCACACTGGCGAGCGCCCCTTCGCCTGCCAGGACTGCGGGGCTGCCTTCGCCCGCAACGCCCACCTGGCGGCCCACTGCCGCACCCATACTGGCGAGCGCCCCTTCCGCTGCGGGCAGTGCCGGGAGCGCTTCGCCCAGGCCACCGCACTGATCCAGCACCGCcggctgcacacaggcgagcgcCCCTTCGAGTGCTCCGACTGCGGCAAGGGCTTCACCCGGGCCGCCACCCTGCAGCATCATCAGCGCCTGCACGCCGGCCAGCGCCCCTTCCCCTGCCGGGACTGCGGGGCCACCTTCGCTGCCCATGCCACCCTCCGCCAGCACCGCCGCAGGCACTCCGGGGAGGCGCCCTTCCGCTGCGCTGAGTGTGGGCGCTGCTTCGCCGTCAGCTCCGCACTGCTCCGGCACCAGCACGTCCACACTGGGGAGCGGCCCTTCACCTGCCACGAGTGCGGCGCCGGCTTCAGCCAGAGCTCGGCGCTCGTCCGCCACCAGAGACTCCATGACTAG
- the LOC101933063 gene encoding zinc finger protein 239-like isoform X13 produces MERGEELRVPDSQGREEGEMPRDVSPDDQASEAGAAQVDGAPKGAQLDICQRSERVRSLRRSGRRSGAGQQPETPTKPVPQPRGAQQRYVCAECGRGFAVSARLVKHERTHTGERPFACAECGKRFTQNANLVQHRRTHTGERPFRCGDCDRRFGTKADLARHRQSHTGERPFRCAECGRGFSQSSNLLRHQRSHTGERPFACQDCGAAFARNAHLAAHCRTHTGERPFRCGQCRERFAQATALIQHRRLHTGERPFECSDCGKGFTRAATLQHHQRLHAGQRPFPCRDCGATFAAHATLRQHRRRHSGEAPFRCAECGRCFAVSSALLRHQHVHTGERPFTCHECGAGFSQSSALVRHQRLHD; encoded by the exons ATGGAGCGCGGGGAGGAGCTGCGGGTTCCGGATTCCCAGGGCCGTGAGGAAGGAGAGATGCCACGTGATGTCAGTCCAG ATGATCAGGCGAGCGAGGCAGGGGCTGCCCAGGTGGATGGGGCACCCAAAGGAGCCCAGCTGGACATTTGCCAGCGCTCGGAGCGGGTCAGGAGCCTGCGCCGGTCAGGAAGGAGAAGCGGTGCTGGGCAGCAGCCGGAGACCCCCACCAAGCCCGTCCCCCAGCCCCGAGGAGCTCAGCAGCGCTACGTGTGTGCCGAATGCGGCCGCGGCTTCGCCGTGAGCGCCCGCCTAGTGAAGCACGAGCGGACCCACACCGGGGAGCGCCCCTTTGCCTGTGCCGAGTGTGGCAAGCGCTTCACCCAGAACGCCAACCTGGTGCAGCACCGCCGCACCCACACCGGGGAGCGCCCCTTCCGCTGCGGCGACTGTGACCGGCGCTTTGGCACCAAAGCCGacctggcccggcaccgccagTCCCACACCGGGGAGCGCCCCTTCCGCTGCGCCGAGTGCGGCCGGGGCTTCAGCCAGAGCTCCAACCTGCTGCGCCACCAGCGCTCCCACACTGGCGAGCGCCCCTTCGCCTGCCAGGACTGCGGGGCTGCCTTCGCCCGCAACGCCCACCTGGCGGCCCACTGCCGCACCCATACTGGCGAGCGCCCCTTCCGCTGCGGGCAGTGCCGGGAGCGCTTCGCCCAGGCCACCGCACTGATCCAGCACCGCcggctgcacacaggcgagcgcCCCTTCGAGTGCTCCGACTGCGGCAAGGGCTTCACCCGGGCCGCCACCCTGCAGCATCATCAGCGCCTGCACGCCGGCCAGCGCCCCTTCCCCTGCCGGGACTGCGGGGCCACCTTCGCTGCCCATGCCACCCTCCGCCAGCACCGCCGCAGGCACTCCGGGGAGGCGCCCTTCCGCTGCGCTGAGTGTGGGCGCTGCTTCGCCGTCAGCTCCGCACTGCTCCGGCACCAGCACGTCCACACTGGGGAGCGGCCCTTCACCTGCCACGAGTGCGGCGCCGGCTTCAGCCAGAGCTCGGCGCTCGTCCGCCACCAGAGACTCCATGACTAG
- the LOC101933063 gene encoding zinc finger protein 501-like isoform X8, giving the protein MALLRRGRAQGAGKASPSLCRVAALVAHRGAARLPSTPGWSAGRSCGFRIPRAVRKERCHVMSVQGPFAPVQGATHICVSADDQASEAGAAQVDGAPKGAQLDICQRSERVRSLRRSGRRSGAGQQPETPTKPVPQPRGAQQRYVCAECGRGFAVSARLVKHERTHTGERPFACAECGKRFTQNANLVQHRRTHTGERPFRCGDCDRRFGTKADLARHRQSHTGERPFRCAECGRGFSQSSNLLRHQRSHTGERPFACQDCGAAFARNAHLAAHCRTHTGERPFRCGQCRERFAQATALIQHRRLHTGERPFECSDCGKGFTRAATLQHHQRLHAGQRPFPCRDCGATFAAHATLRQHRRRHSGEAPFRCAECGRCFAVSSALLRHQHVHTGERPFTCHECGAGFSQSSALVRHQRLHD; this is encoded by the exons GCGTCTCCCAGCCTCTGTAGGGTGGCTGCCTTGGTGGCACATCGGGGAGCAGCTCG ACTGCCCTCAACTCCCGGATGGAGCGCGGGGAGGAGCTGCGGGTTCCGGATTCCCAGGGCCGTGAGGAAGGAGAGATGCCACGTGATGTCAGTCCAG GGTCCCTTTGCCCCGGTGCAGGGAGCTACTCACATCTGTGTCTCAGCAGATGATCAGGCGAGCGAGGCAGGGGCTGCCCAGGTGGATGGGGCACCCAAAGGAGCCCAGCTGGACATTTGCCAGCGCTCGGAGCGGGTCAGGAGCCTGCGCCGGTCAGGAAGGAGAAGCGGTGCTGGGCAGCAGCCGGAGACCCCCACCAAGCCCGTCCCCCAGCCCCGAGGAGCTCAGCAGCGCTACGTGTGTGCCGAATGCGGCCGCGGCTTCGCCGTGAGCGCCCGCCTAGTGAAGCACGAGCGGACCCACACCGGGGAGCGCCCCTTTGCCTGTGCCGAGTGTGGCAAGCGCTTCACCCAGAACGCCAACCTGGTGCAGCACCGCCGCACCCACACCGGGGAGCGCCCCTTCCGCTGCGGCGACTGTGACCGGCGCTTTGGCACCAAAGCCGacctggcccggcaccgccagTCCCACACCGGGGAGCGCCCCTTCCGCTGCGCCGAGTGCGGCCGGGGCTTCAGCCAGAGCTCCAACCTGCTGCGCCACCAGCGCTCCCACACTGGCGAGCGCCCCTTCGCCTGCCAGGACTGCGGGGCTGCCTTCGCCCGCAACGCCCACCTGGCGGCCCACTGCCGCACCCATACTGGCGAGCGCCCCTTCCGCTGCGGGCAGTGCCGGGAGCGCTTCGCCCAGGCCACCGCACTGATCCAGCACCGCcggctgcacacaggcgagcgcCCCTTCGAGTGCTCCGACTGCGGCAAGGGCTTCACCCGGGCCGCCACCCTGCAGCATCATCAGCGCCTGCACGCCGGCCAGCGCCCCTTCCCCTGCCGGGACTGCGGGGCCACCTTCGCTGCCCATGCCACCCTCCGCCAGCACCGCCGCAGGCACTCCGGGGAGGCGCCCTTCCGCTGCGCTGAGTGTGGGCGCTGCTTCGCCGTCAGCTCCGCACTGCTCCGGCACCAGCACGTCCACACTGGGGAGCGGCCCTTCACCTGCCACGAGTGCGGCGCCGGCTTCAGCCAGAGCTCGGCGCTCGTCCGCCACCAGAGACTCCATGACTAG
- the LOC101933063 gene encoding zinc finger protein 501-like isoform X2, which yields MGPAHPAWHVEWKVGRFGLALTPWGWTFPSLGQSPRARLPVYLRPWMLLPGDSPGSDAVISRQASPSLCRVAALVAHRGAARLPSTPGWSAGRSCGFRIPRAVRKERCHVMSVQGPFAPVQGATHICVSADDQASEAGAAQVDGAPKGAQLDICQRSERVRSLRRSGRRSGAGQQPETPTKPVPQPRGAQQRYVCAECGRGFAVSARLVKHERTHTGERPFACAECGKRFTQNANLVQHRRTHTGERPFRCGDCDRRFGTKADLARHRQSHTGERPFRCAECGRGFSQSSNLLRHQRSHTGERPFACQDCGAAFARNAHLAAHCRTHTGERPFRCGQCRERFAQATALIQHRRLHTGERPFECSDCGKGFTRAATLQHHQRLHAGQRPFPCRDCGATFAAHATLRQHRRRHSGEAPFRCAECGRCFAVSSALLRHQHVHTGERPFTCHECGAGFSQSSALVRHQRLHD from the exons ATGGGACCAGCTCATCCGGCCTGGCACGTGGAGTGGAAAGTGGGGAGGTTTGGACTGGCCTTAACTCCCTGGGGCTGGACATTTCCCAGCCTGGGACAGTCCCCGAGAGCTCGGCTGCCAGTGTACCTGCGGCCCTGGATGCTGCTCCCTGGAGATTCCCCAGGCTCTGACGCTGTTATTTCTCGACAGGCGTCTCCCAGCCTCTGTAGGGTGGCTGCCTTGGTGGCACATCGGGGAGCAGCTCG ACTGCCCTCAACTCCCGGATGGAGCGCGGGGAGGAGCTGCGGGTTCCGGATTCCCAGGGCCGTGAGGAAGGAGAGATGCCACGTGATGTCAGTCCAG GGTCCCTTTGCCCCGGTGCAGGGAGCTACTCACATCTGTGTCTCAGCAGATGATCAGGCGAGCGAGGCAGGGGCTGCCCAGGTGGATGGGGCACCCAAAGGAGCCCAGCTGGACATTTGCCAGCGCTCGGAGCGGGTCAGGAGCCTGCGCCGGTCAGGAAGGAGAAGCGGTGCTGGGCAGCAGCCGGAGACCCCCACCAAGCCCGTCCCCCAGCCCCGAGGAGCTCAGCAGCGCTACGTGTGTGCCGAATGCGGCCGCGGCTTCGCCGTGAGCGCCCGCCTAGTGAAGCACGAGCGGACCCACACCGGGGAGCGCCCCTTTGCCTGTGCCGAGTGTGGCAAGCGCTTCACCCAGAACGCCAACCTGGTGCAGCACCGCCGCACCCACACCGGGGAGCGCCCCTTCCGCTGCGGCGACTGTGACCGGCGCTTTGGCACCAAAGCCGacctggcccggcaccgccagTCCCACACCGGGGAGCGCCCCTTCCGCTGCGCCGAGTGCGGCCGGGGCTTCAGCCAGAGCTCCAACCTGCTGCGCCACCAGCGCTCCCACACTGGCGAGCGCCCCTTCGCCTGCCAGGACTGCGGGGCTGCCTTCGCCCGCAACGCCCACCTGGCGGCCCACTGCCGCACCCATACTGGCGAGCGCCCCTTCCGCTGCGGGCAGTGCCGGGAGCGCTTCGCCCAGGCCACCGCACTGATCCAGCACCGCcggctgcacacaggcgagcgcCCCTTCGAGTGCTCCGACTGCGGCAAGGGCTTCACCCGGGCCGCCACCCTGCAGCATCATCAGCGCCTGCACGCCGGCCAGCGCCCCTTCCCCTGCCGGGACTGCGGGGCCACCTTCGCTGCCCATGCCACCCTCCGCCAGCACCGCCGCAGGCACTCCGGGGAGGCGCCCTTCCGCTGCGCTGAGTGTGGGCGCTGCTTCGCCGTCAGCTCCGCACTGCTCCGGCACCAGCACGTCCACACTGGGGAGCGGCCCTTCACCTGCCACGAGTGCGGCGCCGGCTTCAGCCAGAGCTCGGCGCTCGTCCGCCACCAGAGACTCCATGACTAG
- the LOC101933063 gene encoding zinc finger protein 239-like isoform X11: MQPGCLPGGPVQTALNSRMERGEELRVPDSQGREEGEMPRDVSPDDQASEAGAAQVDGAPKGAQLDICQRSERVRSLRRSGRRSGAGQQPETPTKPVPQPRGAQQRYVCAECGRGFAVSARLVKHERTHTGERPFACAECGKRFTQNANLVQHRRTHTGERPFRCGDCDRRFGTKADLARHRQSHTGERPFRCAECGRGFSQSSNLLRHQRSHTGERPFACQDCGAAFARNAHLAAHCRTHTGERPFRCGQCRERFAQATALIQHRRLHTGERPFECSDCGKGFTRAATLQHHQRLHAGQRPFPCRDCGATFAAHATLRQHRRRHSGEAPFRCAECGRCFAVSSALLRHQHVHTGERPFTCHECGAGFSQSSALVRHQRLHD; this comes from the exons ATGCAGCCTGGCTGCCTTCCTGGAGGCCCCGTTCAG ACTGCCCTCAACTCCCGGATGGAGCGCGGGGAGGAGCTGCGGGTTCCGGATTCCCAGGGCCGTGAGGAAGGAGAGATGCCACGTGATGTCAGTCCAG ATGATCAGGCGAGCGAGGCAGGGGCTGCCCAGGTGGATGGGGCACCCAAAGGAGCCCAGCTGGACATTTGCCAGCGCTCGGAGCGGGTCAGGAGCCTGCGCCGGTCAGGAAGGAGAAGCGGTGCTGGGCAGCAGCCGGAGACCCCCACCAAGCCCGTCCCCCAGCCCCGAGGAGCTCAGCAGCGCTACGTGTGTGCCGAATGCGGCCGCGGCTTCGCCGTGAGCGCCCGCCTAGTGAAGCACGAGCGGACCCACACCGGGGAGCGCCCCTTTGCCTGTGCCGAGTGTGGCAAGCGCTTCACCCAGAACGCCAACCTGGTGCAGCACCGCCGCACCCACACCGGGGAGCGCCCCTTCCGCTGCGGCGACTGTGACCGGCGCTTTGGCACCAAAGCCGacctggcccggcaccgccagTCCCACACCGGGGAGCGCCCCTTCCGCTGCGCCGAGTGCGGCCGGGGCTTCAGCCAGAGCTCCAACCTGCTGCGCCACCAGCGCTCCCACACTGGCGAGCGCCCCTTCGCCTGCCAGGACTGCGGGGCTGCCTTCGCCCGCAACGCCCACCTGGCGGCCCACTGCCGCACCCATACTGGCGAGCGCCCCTTCCGCTGCGGGCAGTGCCGGGAGCGCTTCGCCCAGGCCACCGCACTGATCCAGCACCGCcggctgcacacaggcgagcgcCCCTTCGAGTGCTCCGACTGCGGCAAGGGCTTCACCCGGGCCGCCACCCTGCAGCATCATCAGCGCCTGCACGCCGGCCAGCGCCCCTTCCCCTGCCGGGACTGCGGGGCCACCTTCGCTGCCCATGCCACCCTCCGCCAGCACCGCCGCAGGCACTCCGGGGAGGCGCCCTTCCGCTGCGCTGAGTGTGGGCGCTGCTTCGCCGTCAGCTCCGCACTGCTCCGGCACCAGCACGTCCACACTGGGGAGCGGCCCTTCACCTGCCACGAGTGCGGCGCCGGCTTCAGCCAGAGCTCGGCGCTCGTCCGCCACCAGAGACTCCATGACTAG